Genomic DNA from Rana temporaria chromosome 1, aRanTem1.1, whole genome shotgun sequence:
atgaatttaatccattttggaataaggctgtaacctaacaaaatgttgaaaaagtgaagcgctgttaaTCCTTTTTGGATGCACTTTAAATCAGCTGTAGTGAGGACTGAGTCCATTTGTAGTGCTGAGGGAATGCACAATATAAGAGGTTCTGTGAGGATAAAAAAGGGAATGGGCTGTTGTGTGgaagtcctttacctgcatattggtccgggtcttaagtggttaaaggtaaaaaaaacaccccatccCTGTCATATTCATCCCCCCTGCATCCGTCTGCTAGCTTTCCACCACCCCATCCCTGCCAGCTTCATCCCCCTGCACCCGTCTGCCAGCTTCCCACCACCCcatccctgtcatcttcatcccctgcACCCATCTGCCAGCTTCCCACCACCCCACCCTCTATCATCTTTATCGCCCTGTACCCATCTTCCAGCTTCCCACCACCCCATCCCCTTTCATCTTCATCGCCCTGCACCCGTCTTCCAGTTTCCCACCACTCcatccctgtcatcttcatccctccTGCACCCATCTGCCAGCTtcccaccaccccacccccctgtcatcttcatccccctgcaCCTGTCTGCTAGCTTCCCATCAAGAAAAACAaggtatgtataaaaataaaaagctttgtCTTTGTTTGTAGATTGACCTTACTTAACATTTCTAGGGCCggttttgttgtaatttttataATAAGGGAGAGAGCGGAAACAGTTCAATCAAAAAGTAACCAGCATGTTTTCTAAATAAAGACATAGGcccacgtagagcggcgcatctttagaccggcgtagcacatctcatatgcgctacgccgacgtaaatcagtgaggcaagaacagtattcacaaaacactcgctcccaaacttgcgccagcataacgtaaattggccggtgtaagtccgcctaattcaaagtaggaaggtagtgggcgtgatctattaaaattaagcgtgaccccatgtaaatgaagggccgaacgaacgtcagaatcacgtcgcatatactccctaagatacgacggctcaatgcctacgacgtgaacgtaacctacgctcagccccattcacgtacgacatacgtaaacgacgtaaaatgcgacggctgttccgacgtccatacctttgcatgggctgcgcctcctatatggtggtttaactttacgccggacgtacgccttacgtaaacggcgtagattacagcgacgggcgcaagtacgttcgtgaatcggcggatctcggtcatttgcatattcgacacgtaaatcaatggaagcgccccttgcggccaacgtaaatatgcgcccaagatacgacggcgtaggagacttacgtcggtcggatagagccaaaattcaggcgtatcttatttcaagcatcaggcacatagatacgatggcgcatcagtgcacttacgcggcgtatcagaagatacgtcggcgtaagtgtctgtgaatctgggccatacattATAAGCAGGAAAGGTGAACAGGTCTTTTAGTTTTGCACGCTGCATCATGTTGTGAATCAGGGCTATATGAGTTACAGAATAATGTGAAAATTtacagtggtattaaacccaaaagcaaacattatagTGCAGCCtaccaatttttagatgtgatggctccatgtgttttcttttttaggctttctttggtTTAGTTTCACTTGGTgtggtttttcaacagaacaagctctcctcCAAATGTATCAAAGTGTtgagaaaaccatttatcactgacagcaatgatcagatttttttttttgcttttttttttttttttttttaagtaaaccctttatccagaaaaaaaagttaCTGTAACAGCTTGTGTAAAAGCACTGTGAGAGGAAGTTCAGCTTTTCTTTGTTCgtttatctaaatctgctagtccatctaacacttccctctccccagactggtgatgctgctgtccaaaggtgccccaccTTGCTCTTTCATCCAGAGCagagatggactggccattgggactacagggagtttcccggtgggccgatggctcagtgggccggcttcagtgacaggggaccgcctccgctcctctgtctctcccttgccgcagcgctcacctcctctccctccccacagcactcacctggggggaacaaagaagcagggggaggagcagaggagcaggggggacgacagaggagcatgacaGCTGActaaacagctatggcctgggagtttctcacttctgcctaatcttgtcccataaggggagcaccgaactgattctttgccccgggtgaaataatatctagcttccccactggtactgcctataagagtaccagtaccagccgttctactctaataaatagaacggctagtgaagggggagagggggcttgggtggccaggggggtgcgggagttgtccggccgccatgggagagacctgtcagagtgggccagtctggatgaagtccagggccaaatttctgtcccagtccagccctgatccaGAGTAGAGGcattctaatacaggaggtgtgctaCTGGCCAAATAACCAGGTGAAaacctgaggggaaaaaaagcttaaaaaaagaaaacaaatacagtcACCACATctgatgattggtaagctgcaatgtattacatCTTTGGTCTGGGGTTAATACcacaataaatacataaaaaaaatgtacattctaTTTTCTACATGCCATAACACATAGCAATTAACCAGATTGTGTTTACTATATTCATCTTTTTTATTGTGCAGTTAGCTTTGGACAAATTTAAGAAAATTCTCTGTTTCAAAGTAGTTATTGAATGGGGAAGGATCAGTTAGACACTTCTATGATGAGAGGTGTGGTATACTCAGAGTGCCTAACACCCATTGAGAACACAGGTGCTCGTTTTTTGTTGTTTGCGCCCTTTTCAGGACTATAGGCTCCAGGACCTGGGGTAGTAAATGGTGTTTTTGAAACTTGATGTCGTCCAAGCATGGAATAAGCTGGACCTTTCTTCATAAAGGTATTGTTATCTATTTGATGATAGTGAGCTGGGCCTGGGGTAAAAGCCAAATCTTCAGAATGCCCTCCGTGACGTGTCCGGCCAGACACAGTAAAAGCTGGGGCAGAAGCTTTCCCTGAAACTCTTGGACCCAGAACTGGAGGCAGAGAATATGTATTAGGTGCTGGAACCTGATCAACTGTTCTGTAACGGGTTCTGGAGCCCATGGAGTATGAGGGGGGTTTGCGATGGGTTGGAATGATACATTTCTCAGGCCTGTAAACTCCAGGACCAGGTACAGCTTCCTTATTATCTGTGAAAAATAAAGCAGTGATTTTAGTGAATGAGTCATACAGACATCTCATAGTCATATTTCTTAGCAGTCTAATGTATTCTATTTCAGGTTTGTGTATTTAAAACTGTAACATTCCAATCTATCCATTTGTAAAGTATTCACTGTCTGCAACATGTCCAAAACCATACATACAGTAGATACCAGTGCTATCTAAAGGCCTGCTCAGCCGGAGGACTATTTATTGTTAACAAAATAGGTAACCCTGTGCCAAGTGAAATATGTGGGCTGCTCTTTGTGTCCATCTCCTGAAAATGCCAGTggcctggctgtctcctacatTGGTGCTTTCTAAAGCAGCCTGTACATATGTCAGTTGTTTTCATCCTATTAGcaggttaaattaaaaaaaaattggcctgattccaccatccacacattctaggtggatggaggaatcctccacaCGGacatattgtattctgacagcagggaagcATCCCCGCcatcaaaatacactgatcagcattgcAGGCTATAGCCTGAGGTTTTTGTTTGAGCAGGGAACACCCGACAGGGTTATTGTACGGATTTCGGTTGGTAGATCAAATTCTGTAACAACCACAGTGCACATATATAGATCAAAATTCTGTCAATTTATGGCCAGCTATAATCACTGCCCTGAAAACAAGCACACAGGCAGAAAATTTAGAGTAAACCCAAaacttctgaagcctcgtacacacctaAGGGGAAAACCGAAGCCTGcgcggtaactttttccccctacacacgaccgggtttcccaacaggaaaactgccatgagagctttggtcgggaatcccggctgtgtgtatgctccatcgcagtgtttcccataggaaaactgccaggttaaaaaccgcagggaatcccggtgggaaaaaagagttggttctctttttttttcccggtatgttttcctgtcgggaaaactgcgatggagcatacacacggccggttttcccggccaaaagctctcatggggaaaaccggtcgtgtgtacgaggcttgatttGCCTATAAGTTTCTAAAAGCTGTAACACTAAAgcttagctcccaactgtccctgatttcgagggactgtccccgatttggaacaaagtccctctgtccctctttcctcctcattttggtctgatccatatagttgtatataaaatacactctTTACCTTTCAaaaatgtttcccagtgctaaatatTTCATatcatttctaaattgctgcatttgtaaatttcaaaagccagtataaaggagtaGTAGTACTTttgggtttaactaatatttttttttgtgtagtacTCCCTTAAAGAGGCGTGGcaggaggtgtgtcctatgcctacatacttttgctactaggtgtccctcgttcccatctcaaaaagttgggagatatGCTAAAGTGACTCTAAAACTGTTAAAACCTTTGGATCAGTATAACAGCCTGGCAGCTGACATATTTTCAGATTTActttagaagaaaaaaagacatAGCTAGGTTGTAACCAGCCTAAACTTTAATCTGTGTACCTATTCTGGGTATGTTGGGTTTCCCATGAACCCTTTATTGTTTGTCTACACCTGTTGTGGGAAGGGTTCTCCAGCAGATAGGGCAAGAAGAAACAGATTAATGAGTTATAATGAGTTTATTTTACACTGGCCAATTGCTACAAGGTTCATTGCCATTTATGTAGGCCTAGGAAGGTTATAGATATTTGGGGAACCCTTCTAGAAGAGTCCTCTAGCCTCCCAGGCTTGCCCTTCAAAGGGTATGCTGTTATATGGGTCCTGGTACCTGCTCCTTTAGTCCCTAAGAGTGGGAATAGGCCTATGCTAGGACCTGACAGACAAGAAGGTGGCTTAAGTCCATTGCTGGTCCCAGCTTAAAAAGTAActctctcatttttttttctatgctgtactttttttttcatgttcgtACATGCTTtgttttagggttgtcccgataccgataccagtatcggtatcgggaccgataccgagtatttgcgggagtactcgtactgaaatagaatacttgttcccccccgccgccgacgcaaacccgtcgccgcaaagccgccgccgacGTTAATCAgcgcgcagggaacattacagctttcgtttgaatagctgtatccccgtcgcgtatagacactcccccttgcgcagtATTGgaggatgatctgtccaatcccgcgcaagggggagtgtctatacgcggcggggatacagctattcaaacgaaagctgtaatgttccccgcacgctgattaacggcggcacgtgcggcatcatcaaggtatgttggacatggctgcattatgtgggggacatggctgcattatgtgggggacatggctgcattatgtgggggacatggctgcattatgtgggggacatggctggaatatgtgggggacatggctgcattatgtgggggacatggctggaatatgtgggggacatggctggaatatgtggggaacatggctggaatatgtgggggacatggctggaatatgtgggggacatggctggaatatgtgggggacatggctggaatatgtgggggacatggctgcattatgtgggggacatggctggaatatgtgggggacatggctgcattatgtgggggacatggctgcattatgtgggggacatggctggaatatgtgggggacatggctgcatatgggggggacatggctgcatatgtggggggacatggctgcatatgtggggggacatggctgcatttggggacacatttaaaaaaagtatcggtattcggtatcggcgagtacataaaaaaaattacagcaacatcaaagcaaaaacgaacaatgaggacatgaaaccaggactgcagtaaggtaaaggaagctattaagctaaaaaaaaattcctttagtgaccctttatgtGGTTAACCTTCTCGTTAACACtgtactgcaaaaaaaataaaacatggtgGGTAGGAGGATAGCTTTTTTTGGAGTgctgtttaaaaatgtttaatttggaAATAGCCCTCAAGGTGCACTCATTAATGGCTGTGAACCAAGCTGTCATTGGATGGCTTGTTTCACAGACACAATGTACAGTGATGATCTAAGTGtctcaaaaatgtatttgggCAAAATATCAAAGcactaaaaacataaaaattaccTGGTAACAAAATAGTTATACGGTACAGGCTGgtactcaagtggttaagataaaccTTGcaaaaataactcaaaataaatgtTCACTGTCCTTTCTCTTTAAAATACCGTAGTTGCAGCAGTACTGCAGTATTTTGtctccatctagtggacataatACATAAAAGTCCACAAAGCTGGTAAACATATTGGTAAAATATAGGCCTTATCTTCAGAATAAGCGCAGCAGTGTTTAAAATGTTTAGGAATTCAAATGCATTTATTGTGTACTTGTCCACTTGTTGACTTAATTTTGTGTGATATAAAATAATCAGACTTTGTTTACAATAGTCTTGTGTTTGGATCAACTCTCCCATCatgaataaaacataaaaaaagctaACAAAACCAAATAACAAATTTGTgagatggttaaaaaaataaaaaatcgaaaaATCTTCAAAGCTttgcttagacccctttcacactggggtgtttttcaggcgctttggtattaaaggagttgtaaaggaaaaacatttttggcctaaaatgaatgggccggattcagatacctgagcgtatctgtccggcccacgtaacgtatctccgatacgttacaccgctctaactttgggcgcgagttctttattcagaaagaacttgcacccttagttacggtggcgtaacgtatgtgttgcggcgtaaggccgcgtaattcaaatggggatgtagggggcgtgttttatataaatttgtgttgaccccgcgttttttacgttttagttgaacggcgcacgcgccgtccgtaaaatatcccagtgtgcattgctctaaatgacgtcgcaaggacgtcattggttttgacatgaacgtaaattacgtccagctgtattcgcgaacgacttacgcaaacaacgtaaaaaattcaaaacttggcgcgggaacgacggccatacttaacattagctacccctcatatagcaggggtaactatacgccggaaaaacccgaacacaaacaacgttaaaaaaaagcgccgggcggtcgttcgtttctgaatcggtgtaaatcctaatttgcatattcctcgcgtaaaacatacggaagcgccacctagcggccagcctggaattgcagcctaagatccgacggtgtaagacacttacacctggcggatcttagggagatctatgcgtaactgattctctgaatcagtcgcatagatacgaccggccggactcagagatacgacggcgtatcaggagatacgccgtcgtatctctttctgaatccggcccaatgtctgcaaggtagacagacagaatcgtgtattcaattccttcatctatatcacctccgcattctagtttctgttctctcaatcacttcctggttttcatcgctcgttcatgtaagaactacatttcccagtacgcattgcggcacgcccagtaattcacatctccttgaagtctctaacacgtagagagcgtcctgccacacagatgtagttcccaggagggggagagcacgttactgaccaccgcagtaaagcctcccttcactgtggtcagtaaaatcagacaagcaggaagtgaacagaacagagaagaaatagagcaacttctgaacaatgaggaagtgaaaagaggaatgtctgcaggaaaattcctttacaacccctttaaaaaaaagtgtatgtaaagctcctgaaagaagcctcatctgcaatcccaatgtgaaagcctgagtgttgtcagagccttttcacactgccagcgcccgaaaaacactggtaaagatccgctaagacctctttcacactggggcgtttttcaggcgctttagcgttaataAAAGCACCTTAATCGGAAGGGGGCTTTAGCAGCggtgtattcactgctcctaaagcgctgcaaaagaagttgcttgcaggactttttttgacgccctgccagcatagcacctcagtgtgaaagcactcaggctttcacattgggattgcagatgaggcttctttcaggcgctttacagtcgctttttttaacgctaagacccctttcacaatgggccgtttttcaggtgctttagtgtgaaagcactcaggctttcacattgggattgcagatgcagcttctttcaagtGCTTTACAGGggcttttttaacgctaaagcgcctgaaaaacagccccagtgtgaaaggggtcttatgttttatttttttgggctgtaACAATAAAAACCCTGTCAATTAATTCTCAGTGTTAACCACTGTTTGACAAGCATTAATGGTGCTTCATATAGCCTTTAcaaagcttttttaaaaaaaagctttataagCATTTCTTGGCAGCCTAGGAAGAATTGACTTAACTAGTGCCAGACATGTAAGTATTTCAATAAAAGaggaatagctagattcagagagagttacggcggcgtatcagtagatacgccgttgtaactctgaatctacgccgtcgtaaatttaagcgtattctggaaaccagatacgtttaaattaggctaagatacgagcggcgtaagtctcctacgccgtcgtatgttagggtgcatatttacgctggccgctaggtggcgcttccgttgttttccgcgtcgaatatgcaaatgagcaagatacgccgattcacgaaattacgtgcgcccgtcgcaattagttacgccgtttacgtaagagatacgccagcgtaaagataaagctgctccctaggtggcgcagcccatgcaaggtatggacgtcggaacaagcctatctttttacgtcgtttgcgtaagtcatacgcgaatagggctgtgcgtaagttacgttcacgtcgtaggcagtgttcgacgtatcttaggtattctatccgacgcatgcgcactgggatcctttcatgaacggcgcatgcgccgttcgtaaaaaacgtcaaatacgtggggtcacaattaatttaaataaagcacgcccacatcatccacatttgaattccgcgggcttacgccggaccacatacgttacgccgccttaacttagggcgcaagttctttctgattaCGAagcttgcgccctaatttacggcggcgtaacgtatctgagatacgttacgcccgccgacagATACActgttgtatctgaatctggctagaaATGTTGATTTCTGTGCTGGACTGTCAATTTTAGGCTTCTGGTTTTAATTGTTTTGTTTAGTGTGTGGTTATATTTTGCTCTGCACCTTTTTCTGTAAGAATCCCTAAAGCTGAGAAGGGTAGAATCTTAACTTTCTGGGTGCAACTCATATGCATGCATGAGTTCATTCACATTGAATATATAGCTCTCTGTTCTGGAAAATGGCATCTCTTTTACTTCCATCTCCCGGCTTGGCCAGGAGAGGGGGCCTTTCACCGCTGGATGTAAAACAAACAACTGAGGCTGCAACCATCTTGAGAGGGAGAGGGTGGGATCGTTACGATCTGGACAAAGGGTCAAAAACAATAAGTGCAATTTGTCTGAAAGTGCATTTATTCAGTAAGCCCTTCCTAAGAAAGTACTTTGGTTTCAGATTTAAAGGTGTTGCTCTTCATTTTTGCAATGTTGCACTTTAAAGAGTTAACAGCAGGAGGGACCAGGCAAATGACATCTTCAGAGTTGTCATTCCCATCCTTCTCTTTCTTAACACCATTCATCAGTCTCTGCATCTTCATATCCTATCTATGAATATAAGGAAAAGTAGTAGAGACAAGATTCAGCTTCAGCTACACCTTCACCTGGCCAtacacgggttgcaggaaagaaattagcttgattcccccatcaatacaGACAGTTTTGATGCAGGGATCCCTCCTGTTGGaccattgtcttctcccggcagAGGGCTGGCGGAAGCTgtccctgccgggagaagacagtggcccagattcaagaagcaattgcgcccgtgtaaccataagttacacggcgcaattgcttacttgctccggtgtaacgagtgctcctgattcaggaacctcgttacaccgactgcagcctaaaatctgggcggcataaggctcttatgcctcgcagattttaggctgcattcttgtgcttgccgctagggggcgctcccattgtgatcagcgtgtagtatgcaaattgcatactaccaactgattcacaaacttgcgcgggccccgcgcaagccaggtacggagtttccgtacggcaactttagcgcaaggctgccctttctaatagcaggggcagccaatgctaaagtatagccggccttcccgcgccgtgaaatttgaatttcacggcgtttgcgtaagtgcttcgtgaatggcgctggacgcccttcacgttcactttgaagcaaatgacgtccttgcgacgtcatttgccgcaatgcacgtcgggaaagtttcccgacggagcatgcgctgtacgctcggcgcgggagcgcgcctaatttaaatgattcccgccccccgctgcccgatcggtccaaaccgatggttagtacagaaaaggatcggttcaaaacccgcgcatgctcagactcaagtcgacgcatgcttggaagcattgaacttcgtttttttcagcacgtcgtgtgttttacatcaccgcgttctgacccgatcgtttttttggaacaatggtgtgtacgcacatcagaccatcaggccacttcagcggtgaaccgatggaaatggcccgtcggaccattctcatcgatttggaacgaccgtgtgtacaaggccttagcctAACCCTCAACAGTTTTGTCTTGATGTAAAGTATGTAaagacaacactgaataaatgcagagtccaaaaaatgtaaaaaaaagtgggctTGTTTATCCATACTTATGCAGCACATCGAAAATATATCTGGGTATAAGGTTATGGTATATGTGTTTTGCAATTCCACGAGGCACTTTTAGACTAATTTACCAAATGTCCATGCTCCCTCACATAGCTGTAAATTGAAAAGAGCTGGTCCACCATTCCATAGTCAGGATGAAATCCATATTTTTCCTCCTGTATAATAGGTTTAATAACAGAGGGGCTCTCCTCTCCAGTATTCTGGCAAATGTTTTTACCAGCAGGCTGTTAATCTGGAAtacaccttggcccggattctcaaaggagttacgccggcgtatctccagatacgccgtcgtaactctgagtgcggcccgtcgcaactcggcgcctgattcatagaatcagatacgcctcacagttgcctagatacgagcggcgtaagtctcctacgccgtcgtatcttagggtgcatatttacgctggccgctaggtggcgcttccgtatatttccgcgttgaatatgctaattagcagatacgccgattcacgaacgtacgtgcgcccagcgtatcaagatacgtcgtttacgtaagacatacgccggcttaaagttacccctcataaagcaggggtaagtcatgttaggtatggacgtcggaaacgtacgaacagcgtcgtattttacgtcgtttgcgtaagtcgtccgtgaatggggctggacgtaagttacgttcacgtcgactacgcattgagcgggcgtaatttaatttgaaaattcaacgtgaaactgagcatgcgcgcgcatacgccgttcgaaaaaagcgtaatttacgtggggtcatgattagtttacataaaacacgcccccctgttcctcatttgatttcctgtcgggaaaactgcgatgaagcatacacatggtcgggattcccggccaaaagctctcatggcagttttcccaacaagaaaaccggtcgtgtatacgaggcttcaTGCTTTGTTTTGtcgttttatttggggggggggggggggtttgaacttggttggggaaggGATGGGATGCCCATAGGATGAATTAGTATTTGCAATGTTATAGCGGCTAGTTAGGACAAAAATGGCGGACTCTAATCTTGACAGCTTCACTTCAGAACatttcccacctatgcactctCCCTGCAGACTTTTACCTCCAGGacacttctcctcctgcacatcactttcctgtcacagcattagtactccatacctcccaactttttgaaattggaatgagggacacctttcagcaaaagtatgcaggcataggacacaccccttgccacgcacCCTTAAGGAAGAATTGTACaacaaaacaagattggttaaacccacaagtgcttttttttaccactactattcctttatattgtcttttggaattttaaaatgcagcaatttagaaatcagatgaaagatttAGGGATGGAAAAcaccttttgatagataaaaagtgcattttattttcAACTCTATAGTttagatcaaaatgagggacaaatgaggaggaatgtgggacagagggacattgctccaaatcagggacagttctttgaaatcagggacagttgggagctatggtactCCTGTCCTACCATCTTGA
This window encodes:
- the ODF3L2 gene encoding outer dense fiber protein 3-like protein 2; amino-acid sequence: MGEHTERKTPMIAAKETGPGPGRYNLPPTVGFVGHDYTKHSNPAYSFHGRPSHSAHVNDSSPGPRYYVEPCLTRFGRSAGPAYSIQARGKSADNKEAVPGPGVYRPEKCIIPTHRKPPSYSMGSRTRYRTVDQVPAPNTYSLPPVLGPRVSGKASAPAFTVSGRTRHGGHSEDLAFTPGPAHYHQIDNNTFMKKGPAYSMLGRHQVSKTPFTTPGPGAYSPEKGANNKKRAPVFSMGVRHSEYTTPLIIEVSN